A stretch of Acidimicrobiales bacterium DNA encodes these proteins:
- the leuD gene encoding 3-isopropylmalate dehydratase small subunit: MKAVRIVTGTAVPLDRTDVDTDQIIPSDWLKQVERTGFEKGLFSEWRDDRDFVLNKEEHAGANILIGGLNFGTGSSREHAVWAIQQYGFDAVISPRFADIFRNNCTKNGLVPVTVDADFNAALMAAVQADPTLEITIDVARLTVEAPAAGMETTFPLDASTQDRFLQGLDDIGLTLRHESAIDSYEDSRRPWLPSSA; encoded by the coding sequence ATGAAGGCAGTACGCATCGTCACCGGCACCGCCGTGCCACTCGACCGCACCGACGTCGACACCGACCAGATCATCCCCTCCGACTGGCTCAAGCAGGTCGAGCGCACCGGCTTCGAGAAGGGGCTCTTCTCGGAGTGGCGCGACGACCGTGACTTCGTCCTCAACAAGGAGGAACACGCGGGCGCCAACATCCTCATCGGTGGCCTGAACTTCGGCACGGGGTCCTCCCGCGAACATGCGGTGTGGGCGATCCAGCAGTACGGCTTCGACGCCGTCATCTCCCCCCGCTTCGCCGACATCTTCCGCAACAACTGCACGAAGAACGGTCTGGTGCCGGTCACCGTCGACGCCGACTTCAACGCCGCGCTCATGGCCGCCGTGCAGGCCGACCCGACCCTCGAGATCACCATCGACGTCGCCCGCCTCACCGTCGAGGCTCCGGCCGCCGGTATGGAGACGACATTCCCCCTCGACGCCTCCACCCAGGACCGCTTCCTGCAAGGCCTCGACGACATCGGCCTCACCCTGCGCCACGAGTCCGCCATCGACTCCTACGAGGACTCCCGCCGCCCCTGGCTCCCCTCCAGCGCCTAG